The nucleotide sequence TGTTTTATCTTAAGCTAAACCCTACTCAGTTTAGCCCAGGTAGAGGGAGTACCTTAAACCCTTTCTTCCTGTAATTTCTCCTGTACCCACAAATTTAAAAGAGTTTCGGCAGATATCCCTTTCTGTTGCGCGACAGCACTGATTTTTTCAGATAAACTTTTATCAATACCGTAATATGTTACTTGAGATTTAGGGCCAAGATTAATTGTAAATTCAACCGGGTAAGTTTGCTCCCAATAATCAGCCGTATCATGCTCATCCCAAAACTCCCCTATCTCTTCATACGAGGTTGCATTGGAGATAGAACTTTTAGTTATTTCGGTATTTTCTTCGTTCGGCATTGGTCATGTCCCTCGCTGATAATATTAAAGCATTTTTGTCTTCCTTATAGATGAAGAAAACAATTAAGTAGCGTCCCGTCTCTGTTTGACCATAAGTGGCATAAACGTTTTCATTTTGACGGTTTCCTTTTTCAATAAATCGTATCAGTGGAAACCGCAGAAAAACTTCTCTTACCTCATGTTCCTGAACGCTGTGCTTGCGAGCCAGTTTCTCAACAATACTATCCAAGAAGATTAAATCAAATATTTCCAACTAAATTTTATCTCCTTTTTTTGCGATCGCCACTTCCAAACACTTACCCAGGTAATAGAGTCAGCCTTTGCATATTATAACTCAGCCAGCATAATCACTTCAACCTTGCAACTTCCATTCTCAGCTTATTCAGAGTCTAAAGCCTGACGTAAAGCCTCAATATCTGCACCACAAATTGCACGAAGATGATGAGTAATCTTCTCAATATTCCAATCCCACCACCGGATATTTAATAGTTCTTCAATCATAGATTCTTCAAACCGTTTGCGAATTTCTTGGGCAGGATTTCCACCAACTATTGTATAGGGAGGAACATCACGGGTAACGACAGATTGAGTCGCAATAATTGCACCATCTCCAATCTGAATACCAGGCATAATCGTAGCCCCATATCCAATCCAAACATCATTTCCAATCACTGTATTTCCTTTAAATGGCCAAGAATCAGGCATTGCAGATTCCCAACCGTTTCCAAAGACCGGAAAAGGATAATTAGTCAACCAATCTGTACGATGATTTCCCCCGTTCATAATAAATTTAACATCGGAAGCAATAGAACAGAATTTACCAATAATTAATTGATCTCCGATAAAATCAAAATGGTATAAAACATTTTTTTCAAAATTTTCTGGGTGATCAAAATCATCATAATATGTATAATCTCCCACAGTAATATTCGGGTTTTTAATAATTGTTTTCAAATACACTAAGCGAGTTTGTTCGGGAATAGGATAACGAGTTTCGGGAGAGGGGCCGTAATTCATGAAATTTGGGGAAAAGAGTGTTAACATTCTTCATCATCACTCAATAGTATCAGTTAAGCCTTAACTCCCAAACAGATACTCCATAAACGCCACATAGAGACGTTGAATACAACGTCTCTACATAATACGGATGTGTAGTAAACACTTAAAGATTTCAGATTAGAATCGGAGCGGCGGGATTCGAACCCACGACCCCCACTACCCCAAAGTGGTGCGCTACCAAGCTGCGCTACGCCCCGACACAATTAACCAATGTAGCATCGTTAAGCGTAATTTGTCAAGGCTTTTCTAAAAAATTTTTAACGTTCTTGTGGCTTGTACCAATTCCGCCACCACTTCAACGGGCCAACACCCCTCCGCCCGACGTCCCGTATTCAAAATAAACTGCACAGTATAAGCATGGGGATAACCTTCCACCTGCATCCATAACCAATCGCTTTCGGCTTCACAGGCGATTTTTTCTTCATCCATCAACTCCCCTGACATTTGGGTCATCGTCTCCGCTAATTGACCCAACAACCGACAAAAATCATCAAACTCCCCTTGGGTGAGTTCCATCGCCCAGGTATCCCCCCCGACTAATCCTTGAAATTCCGTTGCTTCGGGGTTCCAACCCAAACGCCATCCCGTTCCCGTTTTTAGAATTCTCTCCACGTTCTACCTATTATTTTAATAATTCCGCATCCCCCGACTGAGGAAGAGGACTTAGACCGGGAGGGGTTTTAGGGGGTGTTGATGAAGAATTGGGTTTCGGAATAGTTGGATTATCAATATTAGTCGCATTGGGATTAAATAAGCGAACAAGGGTATTAACTAATGCCTCCCGTTCGGATCGATTTAACTGTTGAATTGCTTTTTGATCTTTCTCCAATGGATTATCTCGCAACGCTTCTCGACCGGGATAATCTAACACTAACATCGGTTCATTTACCCCTAAATAATCGGCTAGGGTAAGTTTCCAATCTAAACGATATTGAGTCGGTCGAGCTTTAACATAAATGTGATAGCGAATTAACCGACCGATTAACGTATTCTCTTCTGCAACTTTTCCGGTTTCTTGGGAAATATATTGATTTTCCTGGGGTAAATTCGGTAACTGTTCATAAACTTTTTTCCAAACCTCTGAGACTCTCACCCGTCCTGATGGAGAGGTTGTTTGTTCCGGGGGAGTTTGGGCGAGTCCCTGCATTTCTAAAGAATCAAAAAAACCCCCCAAAACAATCAATAGGGTAATACTAAAGGCGACCAATAAAAAGCTTAACCCTCGTTGTTTTTGGGGTTTCCCAGGTTTTACCATAACACTGTAGTTACTTGTGAACGCACGACACCGACACCCGACACCGTAGAATACCGAATTAACGATCTGAAATAATTTCCGGTTGGGTCAGTTCATCAGACATTTCAATAATGGCGCGTAAAACAGGTTTGATAGTATTCTCATCCCCATTATCAAAGTCTTCATACCGACACCGTTTTGCCCGATTTGCCACTTGTACGGTAATCCGATAGCGATTAGACGCCGCACTGACGAGATCAGCAGCGCGACGGGTAATTTCTATGGAGTCAATCGTTGAACGCTTTTGCATGAAGTTATGATTTCCTAACCCTAGTGTTGCTTCTATTGTATCAAAATCTATGTGGAACAGGCATCTTGCCTGTTAACAGGTTAACTGTAGTGTAGAAATCGGTAACTAAGACCCTATGGATAAAAAAATTGCAAAATGTAGCAGAAGAATCTAGTCAAATGGTCACAGAGGTGTTAAGTTTTATGAACAGCCGGTAGGAAAAAATCACTACTTGGCTTCGGTACACTGTCCATTAAGTAGGATTGTCAAGCAAAATGCAAGCAGCGATAAATCCAACCCTAATCAATTTATCCGTTGTTCCCCAACGTCAACCGCTCAAAGTCGTAGTTCTGGGGGATAGTCTCGTCTATGGATTTGGTGATCCTCAAGGAGGGGGTTGGGTTGAGCGACTGCGATGTCAATGGATGTCCCCGGATACGGTAGGGCCAATCCTTTATAATTTGGGAGTCCGGGGAAATCGTGTGATTCAAGTGCGCGATCGCTTAGAACAAGAATTTCGCCATCGGGGAGAATTGCGAAACCGTTTACCGGATGTGAGTATTTTTTCCGTGGGATTAAATGATTCAGCACGGGTACAGTCATTTCAAGGTCGCAACTACACCGAATTTAATGACTTTGAAACTGCCTTACACAGTATGTTAGACCAAGCCCAACGTCTTTGTAATGTTTTATTTGTGGGAATGGTTCCCGTTGATGAAAGCAAAATGCCGTTTCAAGGCTGTTTGTACTATACCTTAGCGGATCAATTTCGGTACAAAGAAGCCACTCGTCTCGCCTGTTTAGAACGCAATATCCCCTATTTAGATCTATTTGAAATTTGGTTAAACCGAGGGGAATATTGGTGGAAGTCTCGGTTATGTTCCGATGGTTTACATCCCAATGTAGCTGGATATGAAGCTTTATTAGAGGATATTCGCAATTGGGAACCGATTCAAAAATTAGCTTATTAACGTTTTGAACCCAAAAATGGGATTCAACCTCCGTTCTTCTAGGACGGTTTTTTATTGGTATTCGTAAATTCCATAAAATTTGGATTCTATCGTTCAATGTTGGCTACGCATCTGTCTACTGTAGAGACGTGCCATGGCACGTCTCTACGGGGGCTTTAGGATTATCTATAGCAATGAGAAGTCATGATTTTAAATTTATTGCAACTTTCTAGTCCAGCTTTACCCTTGGGAGCTTATAGTTATTCAGAGGGGTTAGAAACTTTAGTTGAACATCAAATTATTACGGATAACCAGAGTTTATTACAGTGGTTAATTCAAGATTTAAAGTTTGGCGCAATTCGTTTAGAAGCTGCGGTTATGGTTCGAGCTTATCGTTGCGTAATCAATCAAGATTTTAGCCAATTTATCTATTGGAATCAATGGTCAACGGCGACCAAGGAAACGGCTGAACTTCGACAACAAAGTTGGCAAATGGGAAATACCTTAATACAGCTTTTAGTTCATTTAGAAGGGGTGAAAACAACAGAAAATCAGAATTTAGAATTACCTCCCCTCAAAAATTGGGTTGAACAAGTCGGAAAACCTTGTAATTATGCGATCGCGTTTGGACTAGGTGCAGTTTATTGGAATTTGGATCTCAAAAATGCCTTATTGGGATATCTATATAGTTGGGCAACTAATTTAATTAATGCTGGGGTGAAACTCATTCCTTTAGGTCAAACAATGGGTCAAACCTTATTGTTACAATTACACCCAGAAATAGAATTAACAACCACAGCAATTTTAGAATTAAAAGATGAAGATTTAGTCAGTTGCAATTGGGGGTTGGCTTTAGCAAGTATGGCGCATGAAACTCAATATAGCCGATTATTTAGAAGCTAATTAGAGATAAATTTTTAAAAATTAAAGCATTAAGTCCTGATTTTTCTGGTATAATTAAAATAGTCATTTTATATTAATTTTATGTCTGGGTTACGAGTTGGAATTGCGGGGCCTGTCGGTTCAGGGAAAACAGCCTTAGTTGATGCTTTATGTAAGCAAATGCGAACTTCCTATCAATTGGCAGTAGTGACCAATGATATTTATACTCAAGAAGATGCTCAATATTTAGTTCGTTCTAAAGCCTTAGAAAGTGATCGCATTTTAGGGGTGGAAACCGGAGGTTGTCCGCACACAGCTATTCGAGAAGATGCCTCATTAAATTTAGCCGCTATCGAACAATTAGAAACCCAATTTAAAAATTTAGATATTTTATTTGTGGAAAGTGGCGGTGATAATTTAGCTGCAACCTTTAGCCCGGAATTAGTCGATATTACGATTTATGTAATTGATGTCGCAGCCGGAGATAAAATTCCCCGTAAAGGAGGGCCAGGAATTACCAAATCAGATTTATTAGTGATTAATAAAATAGATTTAGCGGCTTTAGTTGGTGCAGATTTAAACATCATGGAACGAGATGCTAAAAAAATGCGAGGAAATAAAGCCTTTGTGTTTACCAATTTAAAAACCAAACAAGGACTAGATGTTATTATTAAATTTATTAAATCCCATCTCATCCAGTAGTAAGCCCTTCAGGGCTTTCTCCTCCATTCTCATCCAGTAGTAAGCCCTTCAGGGCTTTCTCCTCCATCCTGATCCAGTAGTAAGCCCTTCAGGGCTTTCTCCTCCATCCGTCCCCACCAAAACCTAACACTAATAACTGATTAAATTAAAGGAATAGGAACTAAATAGAGATTGTAGTTGGTGTTAAATTATTTGTAAGAAAGCCCTGAAGGGCTTACTACATTTAAGATTGAAAGGAATAGGGAATAGATGGAGATTGTTGGTGTTAAATTATTTGTAAGAAAGCCCTTCAGGGCTTACTACGTTTAAGATTGAAAGGAATAGGGAATAAATGGAGATTGTAGTTGGTGTTAAATCGTTTATAAGAAAGCCCTGAAGGGCTTACTACGTTTAAGATTGAAAGGAATAGGGAATAAATGGAGATTGTAGTTGGTATTAAATCGTTTATAAGAAAGCCCTGAAGGGCTTACTACGTTTAAGATTGATATGAGTAATTTAGAACTAAATCTCTCTCAATGGCATGGTATTTTAGAATTAGACTATCAAAAAATTGGTGATTCTACCCAATTAGTTAAAGCTTATAGCCAAGCACCCTTAAAAATTCAGCGTTCTTTCTATCCTGAAGGAAAAGCAATATGTCACAGTATTATTTTACATACTGCTGGAGGAATTGTAGGCGGCGATCGCTTATCTCAAAAGATTAATTTACAGCCGGAAACTCAAGTTGTTTTAACCACACCAGCCGCCAGTAAAATATACCGCAGTACGGGAGAAATCAGCCAACAAAATATTAAAATTGACGTTCAAGAAAATGCCTATTTAGAATTTATTCCCCGTGAAAGTATCATTTTTAATGGGGCAATTTTTAGCCAAAATATAGAAATTAATTTAGCTGCTTCTGGGTGCTATTTAGGATGGGAAATCACGCGGTTTGGACGAACAGCACGGGGAGAAACCTTCACCCAAGGACAGTGGAAATCCTGTACAGAAATCTGGCAAAATAACCGTCCACTTTGGATTGATCGACAGGGATTTATAGCCCATGAAGATTTATTAAATAGTCCTCATGGTTTAGGAGGACAACCTGTAATTGCTACCTTAACTTGGGTTGGACAACCTATTTCAGAAGAGCTAATTCAAAGTATACGACAACTGTGGGGACAGCGAGAAACTTCTAGCCAAGCTGGGGTAACGCAATTAATATCAGGATTACTCTGTCGCTATCGGGGAAATTCGACCCAAGAGGTGATAGACTGGTTTACGGATGTTTGGCGGTTACTTCGTCAAAATTATACCGGACAATTGATCGCTAAACCTCGTGTTTGGCAAATTTAATTCGTTAAAATTCCGCAAGGATTATTTATGCAATTATCTCCCCAAGAAAAAGATAAACTTTTAATTTTTACGGCTGCTTTATTAGCTGAAAGGCGCAAGGAAAAAGGATTAAAATTGAATTATCCTGAAGCCGTTGCTTATCTTACAGCAGCGATTTTAGAAGGCGCTAGGGAAGGACGCACCGTTGCTGAATTAATGAGTTATGGAAAAACAATTTTAAAGCGGGAAGAGGTCATGGAAGGCATTCCTGAAATGATTCATGAAGTCCAGGTGGAAGCGACCTTTCCCGATGGTACAAAATTAGTAACGGTTCATGATCCGATTAATTAACAGTTATCAGTTATCAGTAGAGACGTGCCATGGCACGTCTGTACCAGTTATCAGTTCTTACTGTTCCCTGTTCCCTGTTCCCTGTTCCCTCTTCAAGTAGCACTATAACTGATAACTGAACACTGGTTACTGATTATTGATTACTGATTCTTGGGTGGGGATGGCTCCGGTTTTTACTTCTAAATTTAACGGTTGACCTTGACGTTGAACTTGCATTCTTAACGAACTTCCGACCGTTACATTTTCAACGGCTTGTTGAACTTCATCGGCTTTCAGGACAGGTTTATTATCCACTTGAATAATGACATCTCCGGCGCGTAATCCTGATTGATGAGCAGGAGAATTGGGGATGACTCGAACAATTAATATCCCCTGATCTTCATTCACACTAATCGGACTATTGGGATCTTGATTTAAACTTTCTTTGACTTCAGGAGAAAGCGTTACCATTTGAATTCCCAAATAAGGATGTTCGACTTTTCCTGTCGTCGAAATTTGATCCGCAATACGTTGAACTTGGTTAATCGGAATAGCAAATCCTAACCCTTGGGCACCTTGAATAATCGCCGTATTCATCCCAATCACTTCACCTTTTTGATTCAGTAACGGCCCCCCAGAATTCCCTGGATTAATAGCAGCATCGGTTTGAATAAAACTAACTCGTTTATCAGGAATTCCAACTTCACTTCCTGAACGACCTGTAGCACTAACAATACCAACTGTTACAGTATTATCTAATCCTAAAGGGTTGCCAATAGCGATCGCTAATTCCCCCGGTTGTAAAGCCTCTGAATTGCCTAATGAAACCGTTGGCAAATTATTCGCTTCAATTTGAACCACAGCAACATCCGTAACCGGATCACTTCCAATCACTTTTCCTTCAAATTGACGACCATCTTTAAGGACAACAGAAACGTTTTTTACCCCATCGACAACGTGAGCATTGGTAATAATTCGACCATTAGAATTAACAATAAATCCTGACCCTGAACCTCTAACGATTTCCTGTTTAGGAGAATTGGGCATTTGGGAACCAAAGAACCGTTGAAAAAACGGATCATTAAACTGTTCAGGAACCTGACTTTCAATGGTTTTTGTAGCATTAATCCGCACAACAGCCGGCCCAAAGCGTTCTACAACAGAAGTGATCAGGTCAGGATCGGCAATAGTTCCCGACATAGAATTGACCGGGGCTGGCATCGACATCGGGGGTACGGGAGCAGTTACCGTTGGGGAGGTGGTCTGAGGGCGTTGTTGCAGTTGATGGGCAAAGGACACCCCCGCAATTCCTAGCCCAGTTCCTAATAAGATTAAAGATAACGACTTTAAAGATTGTGTCCGAGGGCGTTGGGGAGTGGGGTGAGATGGGTCTGTCCACTCTAAACGACGGGACTCTAAAGAATTTACAGGATCAAAATCAGATTTCATATTTAATACCTCATCTATAAGGGTTTCAGGGATTGGACTGGTTTCTGTCTGCCCTGATATTTCTTAAGATATAGGACGAGTATGACATCCTTGTGGCAGAGATATGACATCTCCATGAAAATTGGAGAGCTTGAGTCTTTTAGAGGGGAAAAACAATCCGTAAAATTACTGATTTTTAATTAAAATCCTTACTGAGTGATACGGTTAACGGTTCAATAGGGGGGTCTATTCCCCTTGACCTTAATATCATCAGAAACATCCATCTTTTAATCAACGGCTAAGAATTCTGATAAAATAGACGCAACGATCAATAATCAATTTTTTGATTTTTTAGGCCCTCGAATTTCACATATTAACTTGTTCCCCATTTACTGTAACCTGTTCCCGGCCGTTTATAATGATTCATTTTGCAAATTCGCAATCTTCCCTAGGAAGTATTTTATTAGTTGATGACAAACCCGATAATTTAAGACTATTATCAACGATGTTAATGGAACATCAATATGAAGTCAGACGGGTGACAAAAGGAGTAATGGCATTAAAAACAGCTAAAGCTGCTCCACCGGATTTGATTGTTTTGGATATTAAATTACCGGATCTCGATGGCTATGAAGTTTGTCAAGCTCTCAAATCTGATCCCATGACTGCCGAAATTCCCATTATTTTTATTAGTGCCTTGGATAATGTTTTAGATAAAGTCAAAGCTTTTAGTGTTGGAGGCGTTGATTATATTACCAAACCTTTTCAAGTTGAAGAAGTCTTAGTCCGGGTTAAAAATCATTTGACCTTGCGAATT is from Planktothrix sp. FACHB-1365 and encodes:
- a CDS encoding CopG family antitoxin; its protein translation is MPNEENTEITKSSISNATSYEEIGEFWDEHDTADYWEQTYPVEFTINLGPKSQVTYYGIDKSLSEKISAVAQQKGISAETLLNLWVQEKLQEERV
- a CDS encoding BrnT family toxin, which produces MEIFDLIFLDSIVEKLARKHSVQEHEVREVFLRFPLIRFIEKGNRQNENVYATYGQTETGRYLIVFFIYKEDKNALILSARDMTNAERRKYRNN
- a CDS encoding CatB-related O-acetyltransferase, with translation MNYGPSPETRYPIPEQTRLVYLKTIIKNPNITVGDYTYYDDFDHPENFEKNVLYHFDFIGDQLIIGKFCSIASDVKFIMNGGNHRTDWLTNYPFPVFGNGWESAMPDSWPFKGNTVIGNDVWIGYGATIMPGIQIGDGAIIATQSVVTRDVPPYTIVGGNPAQEIRKRFEESMIEELLNIRWWDWNIEKITHHLRAICGADIEALRQALDSE
- a CDS encoding DUF1818 family protein, with amino-acid sequence MERILKTGTGWRLGWNPEATEFQGLVGGDTWAMELTQGEFDDFCRLLGQLAETMTQMSGELMDEEKIACEAESDWLWMQVEGYPHAYTVQFILNTGRRAEGCWPVEVVAELVQATRTLKIF
- a CDS encoding DNA-directed RNA polymerase subunit omega, translating into MQKRSTIDSIEITRRAADLVSAASNRYRITVQVANRAKRCRYEDFDNGDENTIKPVLRAIIEMSDELTQPEIISDR
- a CDS encoding GDSL-type esterase/lipase family protein; this translates as MQAAINPTLINLSVVPQRQPLKVVVLGDSLVYGFGDPQGGGWVERLRCQWMSPDTVGPILYNLGVRGNRVIQVRDRLEQEFRHRGELRNRLPDVSIFSVGLNDSARVQSFQGRNYTEFNDFETALHSMLDQAQRLCNVLFVGMVPVDESKMPFQGCLYYTLADQFRYKEATRLACLERNIPYLDLFEIWLNRGEYWWKSRLCSDGLHPNVAGYEALLEDIRNWEPIQKLAY
- a CDS encoding urease accessory protein UreF — translated: MILNLLQLSSPALPLGAYSYSEGLETLVEHQIITDNQSLLQWLIQDLKFGAIRLEAAVMVRAYRCVINQDFSQFIYWNQWSTATKETAELRQQSWQMGNTLIQLLVHLEGVKTTENQNLELPPLKNWVEQVGKPCNYAIAFGLGAVYWNLDLKNALLGYLYSWATNLINAGVKLIPLGQTMGQTLLLQLHPEIELTTTAILELKDEDLVSCNWGLALASMAHETQYSRLFRS
- the ureG gene encoding urease accessory protein UreG, with the protein product MSGLRVGIAGPVGSGKTALVDALCKQMRTSYQLAVVTNDIYTQEDAQYLVRSKALESDRILGVETGGCPHTAIREDASLNLAAIEQLETQFKNLDILFVESGGDNLAATFSPELVDITIYVIDVAAGDKIPRKGGPGITKSDLLVINKIDLAALVGADLNIMERDAKKMRGNKAFVFTNLKTKQGLDVIIKFIKSHLIQ
- a CDS encoding urease accessory protein UreD; translation: MSNLELNLSQWHGILELDYQKIGDSTQLVKAYSQAPLKIQRSFYPEGKAICHSIILHTAGGIVGGDRLSQKINLQPETQVVLTTPAASKIYRSTGEISQQNIKIDVQENAYLEFIPRESIIFNGAIFSQNIEINLAASGCYLGWEITRFGRTARGETFTQGQWKSCTEIWQNNRPLWIDRQGFIAHEDLLNSPHGLGGQPVIATLTWVGQPISEELIQSIRQLWGQRETSSQAGVTQLISGLLCRYRGNSTQEVIDWFTDVWRLLRQNYTGQLIAKPRVWQI
- the ureA gene encoding urease subunit gamma gives rise to the protein MQLSPQEKDKLLIFTAALLAERRKEKGLKLNYPEAVAYLTAAILEGAREGRTVAELMSYGKTILKREEVMEGIPEMIHEVQVEATFPDGTKLVTVHDPIN
- a CDS encoding HhoA/HhoB/HtrA family serine endopeptidase, yielding MKSDFDPVNSLESRRLEWTDPSHPTPQRPRTQSLKSLSLILLGTGLGIAGVSFAHQLQQRPQTTSPTVTAPVPPMSMPAPVNSMSGTIADPDLITSVVERFGPAVVRINATKTIESQVPEQFNDPFFQRFFGSQMPNSPKQEIVRGSGSGFIVNSNGRIITNAHVVDGVKNVSVVLKDGRQFEGKVIGSDPVTDVAVVQIEANNLPTVSLGNSEALQPGELAIAIGNPLGLDNTVTVGIVSATGRSGSEVGIPDKRVSFIQTDAAINPGNSGGPLLNQKGEVIGMNTAIIQGAQGLGFAIPINQVQRIADQISTTGKVEHPYLGIQMVTLSPEVKESLNQDPNSPISVNEDQGILIVRVIPNSPAHQSGLRAGDVIIQVDNKPVLKADEVQQAVENVTVGSSLRMQVQRQGQPLNLEVKTGAIPTQESVINNQ